The genomic DNA taTGCTAACCGCCGTATTGAAAATACAAACTGTAATGATACTGACTACGAAGAATTCATGGTTCTTCTTAATGGAACTAAGATAACAGATCTTTTTTAGCTTTCAATTTGCAAACCCCTagtttatgttttagttttatttctTGGTAACATGCTGATTAAGCTTAATCATACTATAGTGCTAAGGTAACAGGGAccgaataatttttattttaatggttttaattttattttttaccctTCAATTTAGCCTTAAAAAATCCATCGTTTAAGTCTTGTGCTTGGATTGATGTTCAATGCAATtgattattgttaaaaaaaaatatatattttaagagaGCAAGATGCAAGAAAGTTGGACTTTACTTGATCGTAAATTAATTAGCATACAACAAGATACAAATTATTGAGTCGTTGCTTCGTATAGAACTAATTCACGTATTACAAATTATAGGTTGTTGGAATTTTAGTTTGTGTTTGGGGGTGTAGTGTTTGTTAATATGTTGGGTttggtgttttgttgttgtactaaatttttattttacttgtggTGTGTGTTGTGCAGACTCGGATCTGCGGTATATCAGTAAAGGAGTTTCTCATGACCGCTGATTTatcattgttgttgattgttgtaattttgGAGGGCTTTTGGACGGAGCAAAAGAGATTATTGAATTTAGTACTAAAGACCAAGATTTAACTGAGAAACGAGGAAAAATGAAGGTTGTAGATTTAGACTTACAAAATAGGGCAACACCTCACTCGAGCATTCTTTTAAGAGCATGTCAAATTCACCAAGATGTTTTCTAGGGCATAGATTGGGAACGATTGAAAAACAAtgcattttttacaaaatcttCGCTTAGCGTGATCAAAGAAACCAAAAGGGACGTCACATATCGGGATTTagttgaaagtattggagctaTCATTTACAAAAAAACTCGAAAGCCTATCACCAATACCCGGACTTTATTGTAGTGATACCCAGGCAAATTTGAAGTTTTTGGGTTGTCCTTCTAATGGTTAGAATTAGGAGTGACAaaagttgttattgttggattttaattattaaagatGACAAACATAACATTGTGATGTTTGGTATTATTATTTAGTAACTAATTTGTGTGTATGTTTATGTTTCATTAGGacaaatatatgttttattatttagtaACTAATTTTTGcgtatgtttatgtttataataAATGATGCAATATTGATTGATAGGTAAGTACTCCAATATTAAGTCATATATCTGATTATTGCATAGCGGTAAGGAGTTGGACATGATTTTTAAGCATATCATATCAATGGTTGAGTCACTATATTGTATGTTTTCAATTTAGTTCATCCCATTATAGGACAACATTATAGCAATATTGCATTACAACCAcatatttatattgaaagtCCATTATAAATATTGCATTCTAGGACAACATTACGCTTATTGattatttgatgaattattgtttaaatattGTATAGAGGTTTGTGGGTGTTATACTAGACCTATTAAAAATACGTCTTATACTAGGTTGTTTAGGTAACATGGTTTATCGTATACTCCCCCCAAATATATGGTAAATCTTAAAAGGCTCCacaaaagttaataaaattatatattacacACATCTACTTGAAATATCATTCTTACCCttgttatgaaataaataaaaaaacacaacccCAAGACTTTCCCGTTTTATAACACAGTAAATAAACAAGTAACCACTTTGTTTTATGTCAATCAATCTACATGTGCATATCTTATTAAAGAGAGGGACTAGACGACTTGATATTTCACACTTTTGTAGCATAGTACACGATTGGATAGATCCAAAGAAATAAGTTATAATTTAATACTTCAACTTTGTCTCTTTCAAAATTCCTATCCAACTTTAACTTTGTCTCTCTTACTCGGAAAATACTTGGGTGCCATAGTTTTTTGGTGACATTGGTGATATAGGTTCATTTTATATGAGAGAGAatgattaaactaaattatttagatgagagagagagaataagttATTAAGAGAGAGATAAACACAAAGTTATCTATGGCACCAATGGCACCAAAAAACTATGGAACCCAAGTGCTAGCCCTCTTACTCTATAAAATAGGGGTGGTTGAGTAAAATTGACATGtctattgattattttattttattttttaatttgtgttgtCAAAACCTGAAACGACCCTACGGAttgagtattattattatacataaGCGCAAAGTTAACCCTACTCTCGCCTCCCTTCCACTCTTACAGACACACAAGCACAAACAGCAGCTCCTTAGGAACAAATTACCATGTCAAAGGCAAATGAGAAAGAGGAGATACACTATGGAGCTAAGCAAAATGACttgaaaaatgaaatcataTAAAAAGGTTTTGTAGACGTCAAAGGGAAAGGTAAGGAACCTCTTGTAGACGTCAAAGAGAAAGGTAAGGAATCTCTTGttgatgaagaaatgaaaacgAATTTTCATGCATTTGTGGAAACAGCTTATGAGAAGAGGAAACTTGAAAAGGATTTAGAAGATATAGAAAATGATAGTTGTGATTTTCCTTCTGAACAAGACAAGAACTTGAATGTTGAGGATGCTGAAGTGAAGATAGTGTATGGTGATAAGCAAAAGAAGCTGAAAAAAGAGTTCGAGAAAGCCTTAAAAAAGGAGGGATTTGAAGCTGGCAAAGGATAAGAGGGGAAGAGAGAAGTAGACATAATAATTATGTGTTTGGGTCTTCACTTCTCTGTTTTGCAGGTATTCATTCCCTTGTGTAAATGATTTAAGAAAGTGGTGACCCAAGTTTTTTGTGGAgaacttgttttttcttttttagttttcaagTTAAAATCTTCTCCATTAAATACATTATTAATGTTATAACTGATGTTGGATATAAAGGTATTGTTTCACAAAATTAATGGTTAGTTAGACAAAAAACGAACATTGATCTACTTTGGTAAATAATAATTGAGTAttcataaatttattaaattaatgataAATCATATACAGTTAGTTGAgtattcataaataatttaacgtattatatcttttgttttttaaaagtaattatatttttccGTTTTATAACACATTAATTAAACAAGGAACAACATTGTTTTATGTCAATCAACTTACTCATGCATGCTTTATTAAAGAGAAGGACGAGAATACTTGACATTTCACGCTTTTACAACATAGAACACGATGAGATAGAtcaaaagaaattgaagttatattttaataaaactgaaaagaaaaaaaaaagttatgatagAGAGCATTTCCATATGTGTAAAGGTAAAGATTGTGTATAAAAAATTTACTAGATATTGAActatcttatttaattttaatacaatctgacaatttaaaaaaattcatattaatatGTATGCAATGcgtgttatttttctttgtttttacgATAATCAATAGGTTTCAAAATAAAATGCcatattataataaaactaagaatttgatataaataaaattttgaataaaaccaTACACAATGGTGTTTgcaaaagttaactttttattttaataaatacatgtctatgtttttaaaaaaaattgtctataAACACTTGAGTATAACAAATTAACATTGCACTTTAATTAAGCTCATACATAGATCAAATCATATACATGGAATCTAACAATGGTAGTGatactaaataaaataacatgcgCACATGGTGGTTATGTAAAAGTTAACTTtcaatctataaaaaaaattcattcacaTCTATTATACaataacaatttaattaatctagaagtcctagctcaactggcaaaaatgCTGATATTGTTAGGctggatgccatgaccggggttcgaaccccggtacctccacttgtgtgtgagtttataatggctttgccatttcgtctatctaccaaaaaaaaaaaaacaagaggcAAATAAATCCCATGCTTAAATGATTGCACTATGAATCAAACATGACTGTGTTTGATATGATTTACCTCATGTGTTCCTGAGCATATATTGGACACACTGCTATACATGTCCCGTGCTAGAGTAGTCGTTTTATAGCACATGCCTAATTAGTTGGATCCATTGAGCAATTATAACTCATAAAAGAAACTGTTGTTAGTTGGAAGCATGGAGGAAGTAATTAATTCAATAGGTGTGAGACTACCTTGGGCACACAACCTATGGCAACCAAATATTCTAGTTGTATAGGGGATAATCTAGATTAGTGGTCATTGAGCAAATAACCTACTTGCCATTAGTTAGTTTGCTGCATTGAGCAACcataaaataaatgaagttgTGATAATTGAAAGAATTGAGCAGCTACAAAATGTTTAGTAGGTGTAGGAACAccttgagaaaataaaaactcgATGAAAATCATTGAGTCAGGGTAGATTACATTTCATTAAGCACATAAACTAATTCATAAGACTACAAAGAGGAACATAAATCTGACCACACACTAATGGCAACACGCATAACTCACAGACTATGCTCTCCTTGAGTTCTGCACGCATAACTCACAGACTATGCTCTCCTTGAGTTCTGCAGAGATTAAATGAAGTAGTTGATAAACAAAGTTGTAATTTAGTTGAAAAGAAATAATCCACGCAACTGTTTTCGAATACAGCTTTGCTATTGCAGATAAGATCTTTAAATCATCTATTAGGAAGATGTATACATGCTCACAGTAGGCATCTGTTAGGAAGATGTATTAACATATTCAAAACTGTTTGCAATGATTTGCTTATGCTTAAAAAATAGGGCATATACTAATTATGtcctgatatttttttttataatataagtaTCACTGACATATTATTATTCTTAGTTAACCTATATACATTTTATAGATTGTTAGTATATAAGATCATGTAAgcctccctaaaaaaaaaaattatcatgaaaGCTTGTGATTAGAATTATTAAGCGAGCATAGATATATTGAGTTAATGTCAGCAGGTATTCAATAAACATGCTTGCCATTTAGGTTTCTATTTGTAAGTGATCTATCAAATTTTATTCCAAATAAAAATTACCTTTGAATAACTGTTATAGCTTAACATGTCAACGAACATCGAAAGATATAAAACAGAACACTCCAATTAGGTCTTACagttttaaataaatgaaaattgcaAAGATGAATGTAAAAGACGTAATAGAGTGCCAAATCCATAAGGTAATCCAAAAGAGACATTAATTAAAACTGCAAAAATTACATACCATATAAAGCATGTtgaatttgaaaacaacaaaacataagATAGTTTAACTTGGGCCTAATTGAAATTAAACAGGAAACGACAAAACACAATCATAACTAACACTAACAATTTGAATCTTGCACGATAGTCAATTAGCTTCTTCAACCTTAACAGACACAATCATTGGTTCCTTAGTGGTAGATGTGTCGCCTTCAGCAGTAACAATATCATCCAATGATTCAACATATTCAGAACCTCTCTTTCCCAATCCCTTGTTAGTCGGTGTCAGCACCGATTTAGCCACCATACTATCATCCTTGTTGTTTGACTCAGCGCCTTCACTCACATCCTAATATTGAATAATCATTTCATATCATGAATTAATTCCGTATTAGCTAAGAAGGATACATATTAAGATTAAAAGAAGAATGCATAATAACATATAACTATACCAAAGGATGGCTATCTAGCAGCTTAGATACAACTTCAATATAGTCAGCTTCTTCATCATTTCCAGGCTGATGCACATAAATTTGAGTTTATATAAACAGAGTATGGATGTTATTATTATAATCTATATATCAGTTAGTTTAGTTAAGATTTTATATTAATTCCATGCTGAGAAATGATTCGTATTATGATTTCATCATTAGCAGTCACTTTCTTGATAGTATAATTGTGCCAATTGCGATAAAAACTTGAATCATTAACTTCAACATTATACAACATATTCTCCTGTCAACAAATATATTCAACTCTTCAGGATAGCTACCAATAATGTTCCCCTtgcaaacataataaaaaattgcgTGCTAAATATGTAATGTCGATATATAATCTATATATCAGTTAGTTTATACGTAATGTCGATATAAATTGGCAGGACAGAATTAGATAAACAAAATAATGTACATCTAAAAAAACTGCACCTCAGCAATGGCATCCACCAAGGTGCAGACCGTCTCAAACTCTATTATACAATGCGATCAAATAGAATGAAAGAAGTTGACCCAGTATTATCAATAAGTATTACAAAAACAGAAACTCTGCGTAGACCCTCGTTTTGTCAGCTTTGGATCTCTTCCTACacagcaaaaaaaaacatattaattatgtacaaagatttgaaacaatacatgaaaacagaaaatattagAGAAGACAAAAACAAACCTTTGCTTGCCATGGTTTCGTATCCTATTCTTTTCTAATGAGTTCTGATATGAACTTAAACTTTTTTGAGATAATGGCCAAATAAAACAAAGGGGAACATGAATTTATAAGAGTGGCTTAGAGGCAAGTTTAAACACAAAATTACAATGAAATAAATGATGTCTGGAAGGTCTCAATGGTATCTCATAAATTTACATGTTGAGGTCAGCTTAGGACAAAATCACTTTGAGCACACAAGCTGGTTTAAAAAGTCTGTGGATTAATGAGTTAGTTGTATGCTTGCGGCTGTGTTAATTAGCAGACACATGGATCAATGCAGGAAGGTTAGTTGGATTGTATTTAATTAACATAGGGTTTGGAAATAGTTGAGGTAAACAATGGAAATAAGACGACTGAGGTAATTATAGAGTCCAGGAAGCGATgcaataaagggttaataggtcccAGTTAATTAATTCAGTTAGTTGGGTGATTAAGAATGCATAAAATGGATTTGAGCTGCAATTAGGGTTAGGATTTTGGACTAATCAGACCACCTTTGATTAATATTAAGTAAGATAAATATTCTTTCCTTGGTGgatgataaaataaatcaaattgcTGCATGCAATGTCAAGAAATCAAATTGATATTAGGATCTCTATAACATTACaagtttaatttattaaaagtttaaagttgcagtttattattatttgttatgTTGATAgtcaaaatgtttgtttacaTCAAATTGAGGTTTTGATATATACAAGTTATTGAACGATTGCAAACTTAAGTACCAATCAAAATAATCtaattttgcaacaaaaaaaaaaatctattttagtTCCTGTTAACTAAGAAGTTGCTATTCTAGATTTTCCTTTGCAATTTGTTTTCTGCAATTTGATATAATTCCTACCTCTACAATTTGATCtgttttactatttatttattacgttgattgaatttgtattttattaCTAGTAATGTTCTATTAGATCTAGTTAGTATATATCCATAATTTAATAAAAGCCTCCacaaaagttaataaaattataaattacacgCATTTAATTGAAATGTCATTCTTACAAttgttataaattaaattaaaaaacacaacacCAAAACATATGGTatctctttccttttttcttttttcacgtGAAGCTTATCCCAATCATCTTAAACCAACTACATATAAGTTTTTTCCCTATCTTTGTTAGAGAGAGTACGATACATTATGGGATATGTGAGGTTGATTATATTAAAGTCTGGCCAAAAAGTCTTTTTGTCTCTATTCCATGACCTAAATCTTGGAATCTGATAGTTATACCCTCTTCAATTCACAGGTAATTCtgcaattttttaggtttatgtgAAAGATATAATTTTCAAGTCTTATTTGTAATACTATTAATTAAGCTCATatcttgatttgttttgttttgggagaatttctaagatatttTGAAACTCATCATCGCATCAATTAGTTGTCTTTGTGGGTTTTAGTTGTTATTGTTTGGATGttatgttttttacttttgaatttCTGCTCTGAGTTTTTGGCGTAGGTTTGACTTTGTTTATAAGGGTACTTGGTTTATATGCAGGTGTTTTTGTAAGTGTTTTTCCTACTCCTTCTCTTCTTGAGTGGAGTAGGCTTTGTTAATAAAGttttgattgttaaaaaaaaatcaattagttGCCTATTAATTgtctttttttgttacattgatTATGTATCAATGGAACTGTAATTTCCGATTCATGTCGAGTATAGTTGATATTGTTGTTTACTTTATAATAGTTATCAACACTTTGTATAGTGTTTTGGGGTTTGGGTTGTACAGTAATTTCTGTTATAGACTAATATGGTTTTTGCTTCTGAATGTTGGGTTGTTTTCCTGTTAATTTGAAGCATTGGAACATTTTTTAAGTGTATAATAATgctgaaatatattaatttcaagCATGAGATCATTTTTTAAGTGTGTTACAAAAGTTTGAGTTCGGAACAATCTAAGTTTTAAAACTGGTTTAAATCTTTTTGTAGTTAATATATGTTTTCTGCAATTTGAGTTTGAAACAATTGATATGATTTCTATCTCTgcaatttaatctattttactatgtttatttattattttgcttAAATTAATATCTTATTATTGTCACATTTTCTTTTCAGTCCTATCATCAATTGCATAGAAATCACCCTTACTTATAGCAGGTTGATACCCTACTTTTAAATCAGTATACCTTCAAGGTCCCATTAACTATGTACTGAGAGTTCAAGAAGCATTGATATGATAACCTATTTTGGGTTTGCTACCAAGGATATTACTTTCATGGCGTATGCATCTCCTACCACAAATTTTCATTCTCCTACATTGATTACAGTGCCTCCTACATTGTATTTTcaagaataagaaaataaaactgCTACTGCTAGAGAAATCATAATCAAACATCTATGTGATATAGTAAATAACTCTAAAGTTGACgatatgatgttgttttatttttgtggtcATGGTAACCGCCGTAATGAAAATACAAACTGTAATGATACTGACTACGAAGAATTCATGGTTCTTCTTAATGGAACTAAGATAACAGTTCTTTTTTAGCTTTCAATTAGCAAACTCCTAGtttaagttttagttttattttttggtaacaTGCTGATTAAGCTTAATCATACTATAGTGCTAAGGTAACAGGGAccgaataatttttattttaatggttttaattttattttttagcctTCAACTTAGCCTTAAAAAATCAATCGTTTAAGTCTTGTGCTTGGATTGATGTTCAATGCAATTgattattgttaaaaaatatatatattttaagagaGCAAGATGCAAGAAAGTTGGACTTTACTTGATCGTAAATTAATTAGCATACAACAAGATACAAATTATTGAGTCGTTGCTTCGTATAGAACTAATTCACGTATTACAAATTATAGGTTGTTGGAATTTTAGTATGTGTTTGGGGGTGTAGTGTTTGTTAATATGTTGGGTttggtgttttgttgttgtactaaatttttattttacttgtggTGTGCAGACTCGGATTTACGGTATATCAGTAAAGGAGTTTCTCATGATCGCTGATTTATCATTGTTGTAATTTTGGAGGCTTTTGGACGGAGCAAAAGAGATTATTGAATTTAGTACTAAAGACCAAGATTTAACTGAGAAGCGAAGAAAAATGAAGGTTGCAGATTTAGACTTACAAAATAGGGCAACACCTCACTCGAGCATTCTTTTAAGAGCATGTCAAATTCACCAAGATGTTTTCTAGGGCCTAGATTGGGAACGATTGAAAAACAATGcattttttaccaaattttcGCTTAGCGTGATCAAAGAAACCAAAAGGGACGTCACATATCGGGACTTagttgaaagtattggagctaTCATTTACAAAAAAACTCGAAAGCTTATCACCAATACCCTGACTTTATTGTAGTGATACCCAGGCAAATTTGAAGTTTTTGGGTTGTCCTTCTAATGTTTAGAATTAGGAGTGACAaaagttgttattgttggattttaattattaaagatGACAAACATAACATTGTGATGTTTGGTATTATTATTTAGTAACTAATTTGTGTGTATGTTTATGTTTCATTAGGacaaatatatgttttattatttagtaGCTAATTTGTGCGTGTGTTTATGTTTATAATAAATGATGCAATATTGATTGATAGGTAAGTACTTCAATATTAAGTCATATATCTGATTATTGCATAGCGCTAAGGAGTTGGACATGATTTTTAAGCATATCGTATCAATGGTTGAGTCATTATATTGTATGTTTTCAATGTAGTTCATCCCATTATAGGACAACATTATAGCAATATTGCATTACAACCAcatatttatattgaaagtctattaaaaatattgcattCTAGGACAACATTATGCTTATTGattatttgatgaattattgtttaaatattGTATAGAGGTTTGTGGGTGTTACACTAGACCCATTAAAAATACCTCTTATACTAGGTTGTTTAGGTAACATGGTTTATCATATACTCCCCCCAAATATATGGTAAATCTTAAAAGGCTTCacaaaagttaataaaattatatattacacACATTTACTTGAAATATCATTCTTACCCttgttatgaaataaataaaaaaacacaacaccAACACTTTCCCGTTTTATAATACATTAAATAAACAAGTAACCACTTTGTTTTATGTCAATCAATCTACATGTGCATATCTTATTAAAGAGAGGGACTAGAAGACTTGATATTTCACACTTTTGTAGCATAGTACACGATTGGATAGATCTAAAGAAATAAGTTATAATTTAATacttcaactttctctctttcaaaatttcctATCCAACTTTAACTTTGTCTCTCTTACTCGGAAAATACTTGGGTgccatatttttttggtgacaTTGGTGATATAGGTTCATTTTATATGAGAGAGAatgattaaactaaattatttagatgagagagagaataagTTATTAAGAGAGATAAACACAAAGTTATCTATGGCACCAATGGCACCAATGGCACCAAAAAACTATGGCACCCAAGTGCTAGCCCTATTACTCCATAAAATAGGGGTGGTTGAGTAAAATTGACATGTGAAGAAATGATTATAGAGTAATTAGAATGGTTAATATGATTGTTAAACTGATAATGCTCGTCACAAACAGGTCCGAGCAGTGTGTTGacaaaatttgaattatataatccgaaatatgTCAACATATGAATTACAATTGTTATATGAAACTGGTCTAATGAGAGATTTAACATATTTGATGTTAGATAATCGatcttgtattattttttttcttcagtttatacttttttgaaccgtttatattcttttttttatctatataactgttccatctattttttttagtgtcgCATATTTACAGAGAAGAGAATAGTTGTGCTGTCAATCTAGCTGACTTAGGTCTATCCATTCCCTATACAGTTTGGTTTGATGATTTTCATAGTGGCTTTAGACATGATTATATAAAGAATATGCTTGGTGTAAATACTTAAATgattttggcctagtccccccttttcttttgtttgctaCTCTTTTGGTTTAATATAGGTGATGCAATTTGCATCATCacttattaaaacaaaaaacgttTAGAAAAGGAATTACAGAAACTAGGACAATTTGTATgtgttttatgaatttttgggCTGTTCgtattataaaatccgaaatattaaatatgtagttaggattatataatccaaatgaATGCAAAATGggaaattcaatattttttttttttgtaaaacttaaaatattttttatttttttaggaaaaaagaGCAATatgtcccttaacttaattttatgtaacattttcgtcatttattttattttctttgacttaatcctttatgttataaaactATCAATAAGCAGACGGAAGCAATGAAAGCTAACCATACAACCAATTCTCATTCGCGAAGCAAAGCTAAGGAGACTAAGTGGCGCAAACCAGAAGCTAATCAATACAAAATCAATACATATGCAAACCTATCAGAAGCCAACACTTGGAGATTAAGCGCTATCGTTCGTGATGCATCTGGAGAAGTATTTGCAGCGGCAACTTGGCGCATGGATGGTTTTGCAGATCCAACAGCAGCTGAAGCGTTTGGAGTATACATGGCTTTAGAATTTGCAGCTGAATGTGGATTCTTAGATGTAGTTTTTGAAACAGATTGTGAGAAAATTGTAAGGTTTCTGCGTGAAATTGAAACCACTCCCAATCTATATGTAGGCAATGTGATAAGGGGTATCCGGTTTAGATCCACTAGATTAAGACATGTGTCCTTTAACTTTGTGGGTAGGAAGGGTAATGAGGCAGCCCATAAGCTGGCCCAACACGCTCTAATTGAACCCAATAGGATTTGGATTGAAGAATGTCCAACCTGCATTGTATATGAAATCATTAGGGATAtgataaatcaataaaatatctCTGTctactttcaaaaaaaataaaaaata from Medicago truncatula cultivar Jemalong A17 chromosome 8, MtrunA17r5.0-ANR, whole genome shotgun sequence includes the following:
- the LOC112417181 gene encoding uncharacterized protein, which produces MLYNVEVNDSSFYRNWHNYTIKKVTANDEIIIRIISQHGINPGNDEEADYIEVVSKLLDSHPLDVSEGAESNNKDDSMVAKSVLTPTNKGLGKRGSEYVESLDDIVTAEGDTSTTKEPMIVSVKVEEAN